From the genome of Anopheles moucheti chromosome 3, idAnoMoucSN_F20_07, whole genome shotgun sequence, one region includes:
- the LOC128305373 gene encoding nucleosome-remodeling factor subunit NURF301 isoform X1: MTGRQSNGPGGSASVGKRRGRPPKTATLERAKKFQYHLVKKPKYLCKDTQDGSTPSASRASSPHGSEESRPSTSRRTPAAKSTRGRKSTTRGRPSGRGRGGHNNSSARKAYSYHDSEYHYGSDFGDDSDKSDLDDDYLRSPSDSDESLGHESESDFSMTSSSGGPGINGAIYLKDPSPDPVWLQEREVPPLELPESSKDLLVPTDIVLKCTSIYEIIRRFRHQVRLSPFRFEDFCAAIWSEEQSALLTELHIMLLKGILREEDSQQTHFGPLDQKDSVNIALYLLDCITWPEVLRSYIESDPSLDQSVLKILATTEYPYVPADDRLYVLQFLTDQFLVTTQVRDDVMQEAIRYDDHCRVCHRVGELLCCETCPAVFHLECVEPPLIDVPKGDWQCNLCKSHKVSGVIDCISTQEKQGMLSRQEMLGFDRHGRKYWFVVRRIFVENEDSSQVWYYSTVKQFELLLSKFDPDELEAELYQELDQKYRDDIVRQMTLTETLTNQHKGGKKSYFEVDNQRVEKLMGPSDMDEHGKDSTNAADMDGEEDTKEGVTGTAAENGAGGQAKDKESSDETTIKEEDGAQQLNGGGGSKHVTRSKTGSLTPRTFNLDELKKKNPKEEPANAASCSSSASTATTDGIDRLTRQKVTQLSNGTLYFKLGMENGHKNYVNQYAVHPIALNKPQRNEERDKKRHLSHKFSLTPVSEFKWLGGGLYATQQQIITTIRQTLLALEQAIVTAFMHHNWNRLRKLWINAIGVCTSPNEFARVMCMFQTCLRGVVFASVWHEQLGHTKMYRITLAEREEKKKLEKREKRERDDEEERNRTAINFVKYSLGLKHQVWKQKGEEYRIHGQWDWVWMGNGRRRKMVPGRTTNEAAHVVLPVITPETQERKVQKLDWRSYEAFLNCHPDTSGTLLFRSDETPAAVDFLTDIDSLNEKLLQKIYQIETFEVPQQFCTEIDVSRALSTPQGRILYPKVGRKCPLLEGLLQRRINLRDAEEQRIKLAKERQDEGLGEQPAVVSKTDAAPSNTTVITVRVLPPSECIEKQLQRIINSRGTAGQVSAVPIKPHITAYQQHLRNRQYREKLQALVSQTQVLRVKYHYANQMSAHNRCYSVSCTSTTSSSCYTPLCREKVALKAKLFALLKQMQVLEIQHNSTVQSAATAGGAAATPSKSILEQKLTEAKKESFENLLTNFSVNVFKLLNDDLERSKRTLVDYDEELLAKLTVSVSPKQESGENHEEGVTVKEEPDMSAGGAPVMDCSDVVKEEVVCSSEENAIDSTAAMLDVTTTALIEDAKPMDVEDGAPLNENSNSNSLSSDVSNGDGTRVTRGRGRSSRLATKLNEEAAAGNVAKEHPSPITPSKPKEEEMPEKKLEFMIPMRPNRRFALPSRSAKKDEAEIKEEAPDGSVRVYSVSNTKGKIYLKKTLPPVVKPNSSGAAGEGGKPKNEIRILGNGKPRYPVVNYFRTKKAGVSSIMVLPRGELLKLAKHGGRLQVTGFHHLAKANTSVWPYPCSRPLFKTCWQYRSVNLSSLAAVGLQLRILWTCLRWDDMAMKPVTADGKQQVTTESEIMSLELLRHRHVGMFNERLQYLRRKVVIPLELPKTVRAEVQSIRSGLRKRKRAESPQQTEPQVSEEWIDEDKLELWEIKLYGEKQEKLVAASAQPVTRNSTGKLPLGNRLNDSSTTASPGAGGTMVNKSSSAVTNKVSRDEINEKMEQQLRIQRAAHNQKRALELKQEGGVTPKGAGIVQRKILVKNPDGTTKIIQQSVATNASGSQQTPGTPKPDGPQKVQIIRGPDGKVSVRGLNPGQQLIQTPDGKLHVLSSNPNSPKQMITKIGQKIVKVGQPGTPNSSAGATSTVTSGDAGTPSAPTQHILNKGVLMRSVSSTPTGAASPQPVKQVVQRQLLQKVQTSNAPATVQNVQQIVSSSTPQKIVINNQSTLQKVITSSGHQLLATTTPVQKVVTQSNLQQLLQGTQHQGGQKVIVEPTAAAAAAAAAAAASSTAQSPMPTQKVLLATTPGQPTVTKQILIQNTAGVGGTPQQIIINHGGQKMVQQIVASPGQQIMIGGQRIILNSGQKLVNNTPLQIQTQPTVVSVAGGAQLTTTGTMQQIQKVQQIMTAAQPAVATTTLQPQQQQQQPTQQIHFQIQQSPGMQAVATSSQPQQQTVAISQVQSLAQQLSTGKLQLANVNGQQVLLRPISNNQAQVVAHIKAQPNGTSQIIPVANLTDPAQAQQQQLQQQLQQQQQQQQQQQQQQQQQQPQLIQQQIIQPAVQQVMQATTDMNSVVLQQQQQQQQISNSVEQSLLQGQPPGTVIKCVTAQVVHTGQGPRIVLQGLQGSDFTPQQTALVQQQVKQQLLRVQESNGRQGGMIGPTKIYLAIQPAQNAVANAGVVASQPPPLTPVQIKHESGSGTPIQIHHQENTTETVAVMAATEDTTGNNTTIPAVPIIAGTNTNSSVVDDGKPRILSNIIINGANNNATGINPLVKKELIQKVSNNLNKQQQQQQQKIQQQNVQIAEAESSDDTAARLLKDVANDGKELEGDEGNEGKNSFVVTPDYIQQLINNARKQGNTPEIEEKLLNLQRYHEKNAKPEDRPDRTIALQHNYSNMTGNRSESHSNTSRTRKRTNPRVDDDDDEWQMDTPKRSRPTKTTSAAGGSGGNISFSPGSSSRERKLSNNENHGSSPSKRRTAATTNRQTHESPTAATTVLSSADVKPDSALSTGRNRNADKRKQNTVTGDGSSGGNVAISSLGTAHSPQQQSPQQRQYKLQAQLNRHKEQLKKDILKKRSHLEKELQVQIQKELSVELQSASGTTNVRAASAAGGGVVLAAEAGTTASLQQAQQQQQQQQQRNSSLQSSPTFESIVSNADDHGENEQLVPPGRGSSKQATDKSSSTSTTATTSRRRTVAGANAAKEQQSNTPAPGNSKRGQKHATPAGAKSGNTRSAGGRGSGQAKRNAKKNNKAQTHCICQTPYDDSKFYVGCDLCNNWFHGDCVGISEEESKRITEYICSECKHARDTQELYCLCRQPYDESQFYICCDKCQDWFHGRCVGILQCEANNIDEYSCPNCQMNNAINFANMKTLSMREFENLKKLIKQIQQHKSAWPFMEPVDPNEAPDYYRVIKEPMDLQKIETKIDNKIYQTLSEFIGDMTKIFDNCRYYNPKESPFFRCAESLESFFVQKIKYFREHLIDRNDELVGAGGALPPAAAAAAAPGTSAVTATA, translated from the exons ATGACGGGACGGCAGTCGAATGGCCCGGGTGGTAGTGCATCCGTTGGCAAACGGAGGGGCCGTCCGCCAAAAACAGCCACATTGGAACGGGCGAAGAAGTTCCAGTATCATCTGGTGAAGAAGCCCAAATATTTGTGCAAGGATACGCAAGATGGCAGTACACCGTCGGCTTCACGCGCCTCATCTCCACATGGCAGTGAGGAGAGCCGCCCCTCCACCTCTCGGAGGACACCGGCAGCGAAAAGTACGAGAGGCAGAAAATCGACCACCCGTGGACGTCCAAGCGGCCGTGGACGTGGGGGACATAATAATTCTTCCGCCCGAAAAG CTTACTCGTACCACGATTCGGAATATCATTACGGTTCCGACTTTGGAGATGATAGCGACAAAAGCGATCTCGATGATGATTACCTGCGTTCCCCCAGTGATTCTGACGAAAGTCTCGGACATGAATCTGAAAGTGACTTCTCGATGACCAGCTCGAGCGGAGGGCCCGGTATCAACGGGGCAATTTATCTGAAGGATCCGAGTCCGGATCCCGTGTGGCTGCAAGAGCGTGAAGTGCCACCGCTTGAATTGCCGGAATCGTCGAAGGATCTGCTAGTGCCTACGGACATTGTGCTCAAGTGCACGTCCATCTATGAAATCATCCGACGGTTCCGTCACCAGGTCCGCCTGTCGCCGTTTCGCTTCGAGGATTTTTGTGCCGCCATCTGGAGCGAAGAGCAGAGCGCTCTGCTAACGGAGCTGCATATCATGCTGCTGAAGGGCATCCTGCGCGAGGAAGATTCACAGCAAACACATTTCGGGCCGCTCGATCAGAAGGACAGTGTGAACATTGCACTGTACCTGTTGGACTGTATTACCTGGCCGGAGGTGTTGAGAAGCTACATCGAAAGCGATCCCAGCTTGGATCAGAGTGTGTTAAAGATTCTGGCCACTACCGAGTATCCGTACGTTCCGGCCGACGATCGTCTGTACGTGCTGCAGTTTTTGACGGATCAATTTTTGGTAACGACCCAAGTGCGGGACGACGTGATGCAAGAAGCCATTCGGTACGATGACCACTGTCGTGTTTGCCATCGAGTGGGCGAATTGTTGTGCTGTGAAACATGTCCGGCCGTTTTCCATCTGGAATGTGTTGAACCACCGTTGATAGATGTACCGAAAGGGGACTGGCAGTGTAATTTGTGCAAATCGCACAAAGTGTCCGGCGTAATCGATTGCATCTCGACGCAGGAAAAGCAGGGTATGCTGTCGCGGCAGGAAATGCTCGGATTCGATCGCCACGGGCGAAAGTATTGGTTTGTGGTTCGTAGGattttcgtggaaaatgagGACTCATCACAGGTATGGTACTACAGTACGGTGAAGCAGTTCGAGCTGTTGCTCTCGAAATTTGATCCCGACGAGCTCGAGGCGGAACTGTACCAGGAGCTAGACCAAAAGTATCGGGATGATATCGTACGGCAGATGACGCTTACCGAAACACTAACAAATCAGCACAAGGGAGGAAAGAAATCGTACTTCGAGGTTGACAATCAGCGCGTCGAAAAACTGATGGGACCGTCCGACATGGATGAGCACGGCAAGGATAGCACTAATGCGGCCGATATGGATGGAGAAGAAGATACCAAGGAGGGAGTGACAGGAACGGCTGCAGAGAACGGTGCTGGCGGACAGGCCAAGGACAAAGAATCGTCCGATGAAACGACGATAAAGGAAGAGGATGGCGCACAACAGTTGAATGGTGGTGGGGGCAGCAAACATGTGACCCGATCGAAAACAGGATCACTAACACCGCGCACTTTTAATTTGGATGaactgaagaagaaaaatccaaAAGAAGAGCCTGCCAATGCGGCTAGCTGTTCTTCCTCTGCAAGCACCGCTACGACGGACGGCATCGATCGATTGACCCGCCAGAAAGTAACACAACTGTCGAACGGTACGCTCTACTTCAAGCTTGGCATGGAGAATGGGCACAAAAACTACGTCAACCAATATGCTGTACATCCGATTGCATTGAACAAACCGCAGCGCAACGAGGAACGCGACAAGAAGAGACACCTTTCGCACAAATTCTCACTCACGCCGGTGTCGGAGTTTAAATGGCTAGGCGGTGGATTGTATGCCACTCAGCAGCAAATCATTACAACCATTCGTCAAACGTTGCTCGCACTGGAGCAAGCGATCGTGACGGCGTTCATGCATCATAACTGGAACCGCTTGCGGAAGCTGTGGATCAATGCGATCGGTGTGTGCACCAGCCCAAATGAGTTTGCACGGGTGATGTGTATGTTCCAGACCTGTCTGCGCGGTGTGGTGTTTGCTAGCGTATGGCACGAACAGCTAGGCCACACCAAAATGTACAGGATTACACTGGCCGAGCGGGAGGAAAAGAAGAAGCTAGAAAAGCGCGAAAAACGTGAACGCGACGACGAGGAAGAACGGAACAGAACAGCGATAAATTTCGTAAAGTATTCACTCGGTCTGAAACACCAGGTCTGGAAGCAAAAGGGCGAAGAATACCGCATCCACGGACAGTGGGATTGGGTCTGGATGGGAAACGGGCGCCGAAGGAAGATGGTCCCCGGGCGAACGACAAACGAAGCGGCTCACGTGGTACTTCCGGTGATAACGCCTGAAACGCAGGAGAGAAAGGTGCAAAAGTTGGATTGGCGATCTTACGAAGCCttccttaattgccacccggACACCTCCGGCACCTTGTTGTTCCGGTCGGATGAGACACCGGCTGCTGTAGATTTCTTAACCGACATAGACTCGTTGAACGAAAAGCTGCTGCAGAAGATATATCAAATCGAAACGTTCGAGGTCCCGCAACAGTTCTGCACAGAAATTGATGTTTCACGTGCTCTTTCCACACCGCAAGGGCGCATACTATATCCAAAGGTGGGTCGAAAGTGTCCACTCCTGGAAGGGTTGCTGCAGCGCCGCATCAACTTGCGCGATGCGGAAGAGCAGCGCATTAAGTTGGCCAAAGAGCGCCAGGATGAGGGTTTGGGCGAACAACCGGCTGTGGTGTCGAAGACGGACGCAGCACCCAGCAATACGACCGTCATAACGGTGCGTGTGCTTCCACCCAGTGAGTGCATCGAGAAGCAGTTGCAGCGCATCATCAACAGCCGTGGAACCGCGGGGCAAGTTAGTGCGGTTCCCATAAAACCGCACATTACCGCTTATCAGCAGCATCTCCGCAACCGGCAATATCGGGAAAAGTTACAGGCCTTGGTCAGTCAGACGCAAGTGTTGCGTGTGAAGTATCATTACGCGAATCAGATGTCAGCACATAACCGGTGCTACTCGGTTTCTTGCACCAGTACCACCAGCTCGTCATGTTACACTCCATTGTGTCGCGAGAAGGTAGCGTTAAAGGCGAAGCTATTCGCTCTGCTTAAGCAAATGCAGGTGCTGGAAATTCAGCACAACAGCACCGTACAATCTGCGGCTACGGCTGGTGGTGCGGCCGCAACCCCTTCAAAGTCCATCCTAGAGCAGAAGTTGACAGAGGCGAAAAAGGAGAGCTTTGAAAATTTGCTTACAAACTTCTCTGTGAATGTTTTCAAATTGTTGAATGATGATTTGGAGCGATCAAAACGTACGCTTGTGGATTATGACGAAGAGCTGCTGGCCAAACTAACGGTGAGCGTGTCACCAAAGCAGGAAAGTGGTGAAAATCATGAAGAAGGTGTAACGGTGAAAGAGGAACCCGATATGTCTGCTGGAGGAGCCCCCGTAATGGATTGTAGCGATGTAGTAAAGGAGGAAGTTGTATGCAGCAGCGAAGAGAACGCAATCGATAGTACTGCTGCGATGTTGGACGTAACCACGACAGCGTTAATCGAAGACGCAAAACCGATGGATGTGGAAGATGGTGCACCGTTGAACGAGAATTCTAATTCCAATTCGCTATCTTCGGATGTTTCCAACGGAGATGGAACTCGCGTTACTCGCGGCCGCGGAAGATCATCGCGGTTAGCAACTAAGCTCAACGAAGAAGCAGCTGCCGGCAATGTGGCGAAGGAACATCCCAGCCCGATTACACCTTCCAAGccaaaggaagaagaaatgcCAGAGAAAAAACTGGAATTTATGATTCCTATGCGACCGAATCGTCGTTTTGCGCTACCGTCACGCAGTGCGAAAAAAGACGAAGCGGAAATAAAGGAAGAAGCTCCGGACGGAAGTGTGCGCGTTTATTCGGTGAGCAATACGAAGGGAAAAATTTATCTCAAGAAAACGCTTCCACCGGTGGTGAAACCAAACAGCTCAGGTGCGGCCGGTGAAGGAGGAAAGCCTAAAAACGAAATCAGAATCCTGGGCAACGGTAAACCGCGCTATCCGGTGGTCAATTATTTCCGCACGAAGAAGGCAGGCGTGTCGTCCATAATGGTACTGCCGCGTGGCGAACTGTTGAAGTTAGCCAAACACGGTGGACGTTTGCAAGTGACGGGTTTTCATCATTTGGCAAAGGCAAACACGTCCGTCTGGCCTTATCCCTGCTCACGCCCACTGTTTAAAACATGCTGGCAGTATCGGAGCGTTAACCTTTCATCGCTGGCAGCAGTAGGACTTCAGTTGCGCATTCTCTGGACTTGCCTGCGATGGGATGACATGGCCATGAAGCCGGTGACGGCGGACGGTAAACAACAGGTGACGACAGAATCGGAAATCATGTCACTGGAATTACTTCGCCACCGGCACGTTGGAATGTTTAACGAGCGGTTACAGTATCTGCGCCGGAAAGTGGTCATTCCGTTGGAGCTGCCGAAAACTGTTAGAG CAGAAGTGCAATCCATTCGTTCGGGACTGCGTAAAAGGAAACGGGCCGAATCGCCACAGCAAACAGAACCGCAAGTGTCAGAAGAATGGATCGACGAAGACAAGCTGGAACTGTGGGAGATTAAGCTGTACGGTgaaaagcaggaaaagttGGTAGCGGCCTCTGCACAACCGGTGACGCGGAACAGTACTGGCAAGTTGCCGTTGGGTAATCGTTTGAACGATTCTTCCACGACAGCTTCAcctggtgctggtggtacGATGGTCAATAAATCATCTTCCGCCGTAACCAACAAAGTATCGCGCGATGAAATCAATGAAAAGATGGAACAGCAATTACGCATACAGCGGGCAGCACATAATCAAAAGCGAGCTTTAGAATTGAAGCAAG AAGGTGGTGTAACTCCAAAGGGAGCCGGTATAGTTCAACGGAAGATTTTAGTTAAAAATCCGGACGGTACGACAAAAATCATCCAGCAGAGTGTTGCGACAAACGCATCTGGTAGTCAGCAAACACCAGGAACACCTAAACCGGACGGTCCACAAAAGGTACAAATCATTCGAGGGCCAGATGGTAAAGTAAGCGTGCGTGGTTTGAACCCAGGTCAACAGCTGATTCAAACTCCGGATGGCAAACTGCACGTGCTGAGCAGTAATCCCAACT CACCCAAGCAAATGATTACGAAGATTGGTCAGAAGATTGTAAAGGTTGGTCAACCGGGGACGCCCAATTCCTCAGCCGGCGCCACATCGACGGTTACAAGCGGTGATGCCGGTACACCATCCGCGCCTACCCAACACATTCTAAACAAGGGAGTGTTGATGCGCAGTGTATCATCGACACCAACGGGTGCTGCATCGCCACAGCCGGTCAAACAGGTGGTACAGCGTCAACTGTTGCAAAAG GTACAAACCTCAAACGCACCGGCAACCGTGCAAAATGTGCAGCAGATCGTGTCGTCCTCCACGCCCCAAAAAATAGTGATCAACAACCAGAGCACGCTGCAAAAAGTCATCACCAGCAGTGGCCATCAACTGTTGGCCACTACGACGCCAGTGCAGAAAGTGGTGACGCAATCGAATTTGCAGCAGTTGCTGCAAGGCACACAGCATCAGGGCGGTCAGAAGGTGATCGTCGAACCGacggcagcagctgcagcagctgctgctgcggcagCCGCATCGAGCACCGCTCAATCACCAATGCCCACGCAAAAAGTGTTACTGGCTACAACGCCCGGTCAACCGACGGTTACCAAACAAATATTGATACAAAACACGGCCGGTGTTGGTGGCACACCACAGCAAATCATCATCAACCACGGTGGTCAGAAAATGGTTCAGCAAATAGTTGCATCGCCCGGGCAGCAGATAATGATCGGCGGTCAACGGATTATTCTAAACAGTGGTCAGAAGCTTGTGAACAACACTCCGCTGCAGATTCAAACGCAGCCGACCGTCGTTTCGGTGGCTGGTGGTGCACAGTTGACGACGACAGGGACGATGCAACAGATTCAGAAAGTACAACAAATCATGACGGCAGCACAACCGGCTGTTGCCACCACTACCTTAcaaccacagcagcaacagcagcagccaacTCAGCAAATACACTTTCAAATTCAGCAGTCCCCCGGTATGCAGGCCGTTGCCACATCCTCTCAGCCACAGCAACAAACCGTGGCTATCAGTCAGGTGCAAAGCTTGGCCCAACAGCTCTCTACCGGTAAATTGCAGCTGGCGAATGTCAATGGACAGCAGGTGCTGCTGCGACCGATCAGCAACAATCAGGCACAGGTTGTTGCACATATTAAGGCTCAACCGAACGGCACGTCACAAATTATTCCTGTCGCTAACTTAACCGACCCTGCCcaggcacagcagcagcaactacaACAAcagttgcagcagcagcagcagcaacaacaacaacaacaacagcagcaacagcaacagcaaccacaATTGATACAGCAGCAGATTATACAACCAGCCGTTCAACAAGTAATGCAAGCAACAACAGACATGAATAGTGTTGttttgcaacagcagcagcaacaacaacaaattagCAATTCCGTGGAACAATCACTGTTACAAGGGCAGCCCCCAGGAACGGTAATTAAATGTGTTACGGCACAGGTGGTTCATACTGGCCAAGGACCCAGAATCGTTTTACAAGGACTGCAGGGCAGCGATTTTACACCTCAACAAACTGCACTAGTACAACAGCAGGTCAAACAACAATTGCTAAGAG TGCAAGAATCAAACGGGCGGCAAGGTGGTATGATTGGTCCAACAAAAATCTACCTAGCCATTCAACCAGCCCAGAACGCGGTAGCGAACGCCGGTGTAGTAGCAAGCCAGCCACCACCATTGACGCCGGTGCAAATAAAGCACGAGTCGGGATCAGGAACACCGATACAGATACACCATCAA GAAAACACCACGGAGACGGTTGCCGTAATGGCTGCAACAGAGGACACTACGGGCAATAATACTACGATACCTGCTGTTCCGATCATTGCCGGAACTAACACCAATAGTTCGGTCGTCGATGACGGGAAACCTCGCATCCTTtcgaacatcatcatcaacggtGCCAATAACAATGCGACCGGAATAAACCCCCTGGTCAAGAAGGAGCTGATCCAGAAAGTGAGCAACAATCtgaacaaacagcagcagcagcagcagcagaaaataCAGCAACAGAACGTACAGATAGCAGAGGCTGAGTCGTCCGATGATACGGCCGCGCGGCTCTTGAAGGATGTGGCAAACGATGGAAAGGAGCTGGAAGGAGACGAAGGCAACGAAGGGAAGAATTCGTTCGTCGTGACACCGGATTACATTCAGCAGT TGATAAACAATGCCCGCAAGCAAGGAAATACTCCAGAAATAGAGGAAAAGCTACTGAACTTACAGCGCTACCACGAAAAGAACGCTAAACCTGAAGATCGTCCCGATCGTACAATTGCACTGCAGCACAACTACAGCAACATGACCGGGAACCGTAGCGAGTCGCACAGTAACACCAGCCGTACGCGCAAGCGTACGAATCCACgtgtcgatgatgatgacgatgaatGGCAGATGGACACACCGAAGCGCTCGCGTCCAACAAAAACCACCTCGGCCGCCGGTGGAAGCGGTGGCAACATATCGTTCAGTCCGGGATCAAGCAGCCGGGAGCGTAAACTTTCCAACAATGAAAATCATGGCAGTTCGCCGAGCAAAAGACGCACAGCGGCGACAACGAACCGTCAGACGCACGAATCACCAACCGCCGCAACGACGGTTCTGTCGTCTGCGGATGTAAAACCCGATTCAGCTTTGTCGACTGGGCGGAACAGGAATGCGGACAAGCGGAAACAAAACACGGTGACCGGTGATGGTTCTTCGGGTGGCAATGTGGCCATTAGTTCCCTGGGCACTGCTCATTCGCCGCAGCAACAAAGCCCACAGCAGAGGCAGTATAAATTGCAG GCACAATTGAATCGTCACAAGGAACAGTTAAAGAAAGACATTCTCAAGAAACGATCTCATCTCGAAAAGGAATTGCAGGTACAGATACAAAAGGAACTCTCCGTCGAGCTGCAGTCGGCTTCTGGCACCACAAATGTCCGGGCGGCATCAGCGGCAGGTGGAGGAGTGGTGTTGGCAGCGGAAGCTGGTACGACCGCATCTCTCCAAcaggcgcagcagcagcagcagcagcaacaacaacggaaCAGTTCGCTACAATCATCACCAACATTCGAGTCGATCGTGTCCAATGCGGACGATCATGGGGAAAATGAACAGCTGGTGCCGCCCGGTCGTGGTAGCTCGAAGCAAGCGACGGATAAGAGTTCCTCAACATCAACCACAGCCACCACAAGCCGTAGAAG AACGGTCGCTGGAGCAAATGCGGCAAAAGAGCAGCAATCCAACACACCAGCCCCTGGCAATAGCAAACGGGGTCAAAAACATGCCACACCAGCAGGTGCAAAATCTGGAAACACCCGATCGGCGGGAGGCCGTGGTTCGGGTCAAGCGAAAAGAAATGcgaaaaagaataataaagcTCAAACACATTGCATCTGTCAGACGCCGTATGATGATTCAAA GTTCTATGTCGGTTGCGATCTGTGTAATAATTGGTTCCATGGGGATTGTGTCGGTATCAGCGAGGAAGAGTCGAAGCGAATCACAGAATATATCTGCAGTGAATGTAAGCACGCTAGGGACACCCAGGAGCTGTACTGTCTCTGCCGACAGCCATATGACGAATCTCA GTTTTACATTTGCTGTGATAAGTGCCAGGATTGGTTCCACGGACGCTGCGTTGGAATACTGCAGTGCGAGGCAAACAACATCGATGAGTACAGTTGTCCAAACTGTCAGATGAACAATGCAATTAATTTTGCCAACATGAAGACGCTAAGCATGAGGGAGTTTGAGAATCTGAAGAAACTGATCAAACAAATTCAG CAACATAAAAGCGCTTGGCCATTTATGGAGCCGGTCGATCCGAACGAGGCACCGGATTATTATCGTGTGATAAAAGAACCAATGG ATCTGCAAAAGATTGAAACAAAGATCGACAACAAAATCTATCAAACACTGTCCGAGTTCATCGGCGACATGACGAAGATATTCGACAACTGTCGGTACTACAACCCGAAGGAGTCGCCATTTTTCCGCTGTGCCGAAAGTCTCGAATCATTCTTCGTGCAAAAGATCAAATACTTCCGCGAGCATCTCATCGATCGTAACGATGAGTTAGTGGGTGCCGGCGGTGCACTCcctccagctgctgctgctgctgcagcaccgGGAACGTCTGCTGTGACCGCAACAGCGTAG